In the genome of Streptomyces sp. ITFR-21, one region contains:
- a CDS encoding N-acetylmuramoyl-L-alanine amidase: MAVPLTADQLLAALRAEGATVVEGAGWRTWNRNTKGPWGPAHGVLLHHSVTRGTARTIEMCHDGYEGLPGPLCHAVIAKDGVVHTIGYGRTNHAGLGDPDVLNAVIAERPAPVDDQATVDGNRQLYGFECENLGDGADPWPDAQLLAVERVSAGICRAHGWGALSVIGHLEWQPGKVDPRGFSMAWMRDRVAARLGHSAPAQVRPPARPKVSLRLLVAAARSDPSRKGTAVTYPGVITVEAALVDEGLLSKVYQDGHYGTTTVTAMSEWQERCGFHGRAPGQPADGIPGLTTLTRLGIKHGFDVTA; encoded by the coding sequence ATGGCCGTACCGCTGACTGCCGATCAACTCCTGGCCGCGCTGCGGGCAGAGGGCGCCACCGTCGTGGAGGGCGCTGGCTGGCGCACCTGGAACCGCAACACGAAAGGCCCGTGGGGGCCGGCGCACGGCGTGCTGCTCCACCACAGCGTGACGCGGGGCACGGCCCGGACGATCGAGATGTGCCACGACGGGTACGAGGGGCTGCCCGGCCCGCTATGCCACGCGGTCATCGCGAAGGACGGCGTGGTCCACACCATCGGGTACGGCCGCACCAACCATGCCGGCCTAGGTGACCCGGACGTGCTGAACGCGGTGATCGCCGAGCGGCCCGCGCCCGTCGATGACCAGGCCACGGTCGATGGGAACCGGCAGCTCTACGGGTTCGAGTGCGAGAACCTGGGCGACGGTGCGGACCCGTGGCCGGACGCCCAGCTCCTGGCTGTCGAGCGCGTGTCGGCCGGGATCTGCCGGGCGCACGGCTGGGGTGCCCTGTCGGTGATCGGGCACCTGGAGTGGCAGCCGGGCAAGGTCGATCCCCGCGGCTTCTCTATGGCATGGATGCGCGACCGGGTCGCGGCCCGCCTCGGTCACAGCGCGCCCGCCCAGGTCCGCCCGCCGGCCCGACCGAAGGTGTCGCTGCGGCTGCTCGTCGCCGCCGCCCGGTCGGATCCGTCCCGCAAGGGCACCGCGGTCACGTACCCCGGTGTCATCACCGTGGAGGCCGCTCTCGTGGACGAGGGGCTGCTTTCCAAGGTGTACCAGGACGGCCACTACGGCACCACGACCGTCACGGCGATGAGCGAGTGGCAGGAGCGGTGCGGGTTCCACGGCCGGGCGCCCGGCCAGCCCGCAGACGGCATCCCTGGCCTGACCACGCTGACCCGCCTCGGTATCAAGCACGGCTTCGACGTCACCGCCTGA
- a CDS encoding GNAT family N-acetyltransferase → MTTAPAIELREFTTLDEVRSDLIDVYADVRAPLLHLPNYSVISFGERLDRHGAEPGFLAVLGYVEDEPVGYTYANRIEHGDRYWQRTVPEPGEEYTGQPTAALKEIGVRPAWRGTGTALRIHNGLLRARDERYVTLMVNRAAGDGKVHELYRSWGYEDLGQSQPSPTSPLLTVMIRPRAGVAS, encoded by the coding sequence ATGACCACAGCACCGGCAATCGAACTCCGAGAATTCACCACCCTCGACGAGGTGCGCAGCGACCTGATCGACGTCTACGCCGATGTACGCGCTCCTCTGCTCCACCTGCCGAACTACTCGGTGATCTCGTTCGGCGAGCGACTGGACCGGCACGGTGCGGAGCCCGGGTTCCTGGCCGTCCTCGGGTACGTGGAAGACGAACCGGTCGGGTACACCTACGCCAACCGCATCGAGCACGGAGACCGGTACTGGCAGCGCACCGTGCCCGAACCCGGCGAGGAGTACACCGGCCAGCCGACCGCGGCCCTCAAGGAGATCGGCGTGCGCCCGGCCTGGCGCGGCACGGGCACCGCTCTCCGCATCCATAACGGGCTCCTCCGCGCGCGGGACGAGCGGTACGTCACGCTGATGGTCAACCGCGCGGCCGGGGACGGCAAGGTCCACGAGCTGTACCGCTCGTGGGGGTACGAAGACCTCGGCCAGAGCCAGCCTTCGCCGACCTCTCCCCTGCTCACCGTGATGATCCGTCCCCGGGCCGGCGTCGCCTCGTGA
- a CDS encoding XRE family transcriptional regulator — protein METDRNVLLEAWMREHGHSSNTMAEAVNRAVERLTGRPGGCDGSSVRAWKSGRIQWPKALTRRALEDVTGVPITALGFAPRGRAQPVPAVPEQEDPDLKRRTLVSGGIAAAAAAAAPGSAPRRIGMADVDRLQHRFTEIIASDHRHGGQIDIERRAASLADEALNLQNSGNASQRVRANLYAAAAAFRSSAMWAAIDGRRYDEAKAHMREAQALAEMSGDQAIKFRIWSHAGTMYRHMGRTADALAANDVARNLHVTRRDPMFASLGLARQAAILGVAQDRTGTRRAFDQAGDAMDRADPAAHRPTWLVAFYDPAELNSLALSAYLALGDYPAAELHAHRCLSTLRPHMARSRAITTTRLAHAQLAQGDTDAATKAAMTVPTAAATQHARVSRMLGEFGAALRAKAPRSPFVDTWTEHTAAWRITA, from the coding sequence ATGGAAACCGATCGCAACGTGCTCTTAGAGGCGTGGATGCGGGAGCACGGACACAGCTCAAACACCATGGCCGAGGCCGTGAACCGGGCCGTGGAGCGGCTGACGGGACGCCCCGGCGGTTGCGACGGATCCTCAGTCCGTGCCTGGAAATCCGGCCGTATCCAGTGGCCGAAGGCGCTCACTCGCCGAGCGCTGGAGGACGTCACCGGCGTCCCCATCACCGCTTTAGGGTTTGCGCCACGGGGCCGGGCTCAGCCCGTCCCCGCTGTCCCAGAGCAGGAGGACCCTGACTTGAAGCGCCGTACTCTCGTCAGCGGCGGAATCGCCGCTGCCGCCGCTGCCGCCGCGCCCGGTTCCGCTCCGCGCCGGATCGGCATGGCGGACGTCGACCGTCTCCAGCACCGATTCACCGAGATCATCGCCAGCGACCACCGCCACGGCGGGCAGATCGACATCGAGAGGCGTGCCGCCTCACTGGCCGACGAGGCCCTGAACCTCCAGAACTCCGGCAACGCCTCCCAGCGCGTGCGCGCCAACCTGTACGCCGCCGCGGCGGCCTTCCGCTCCTCGGCGATGTGGGCAGCGATCGACGGCCGCCGGTACGACGAGGCGAAGGCCCACATGCGCGAGGCCCAGGCCCTCGCGGAGATGTCCGGCGACCAGGCCATCAAGTTCCGCATCTGGAGCCACGCCGGCACCATGTACCGGCACATGGGCCGCACCGCCGACGCCCTCGCCGCGAACGACGTGGCCCGGAACTTGCACGTCACGCGCCGAGACCCGATGTTCGCGTCGCTCGGCCTGGCCCGGCAGGCGGCCATCCTCGGCGTCGCCCAGGACCGGACCGGCACCCGCCGCGCCTTCGACCAGGCCGGCGACGCCATGGACCGAGCCGACCCCGCCGCTCACCGCCCGACGTGGCTGGTCGCCTTCTACGACCCTGCCGAACTGAACTCCTTGGCCTTGTCCGCGTACTTGGCCCTCGGCGACTACCCGGCCGCCGAGCTGCACGCTCACCGCTGCCTGTCCACCCTCCGCCCGCACATGGCCCGCTCTCGCGCCATCACCACGACGCGCCTCGCCCACGCCCAGCTCGCCCAGGGCGACACCGACGCCGCGACCAAGGCGGCCATGACGGTTCCCACCGCAGCCGCTACCCAGCACGCACGGGTTTCCCGGATGCTTGGGGAGTTCGGGGCCGCCCTGCGCGCGAAGGCGCCCCGCAGCCCGTTCGTGGACACCTGGACCGAGCACACGGCCGCCTGGAGGATCACCGCATGA
- a CDS encoding ATP-binding protein — MSTQSERRMASGHWLLAASAEGPRTYGQWDQAGSAWLRPGVLFAVAVVTADVVHAAVEQDSPEAAADGLAALFMDGPAFFDPSMFAGRGAYAFLVPASAGRDWNPPGVVVSPPRVEVLVPAPGVCERPESGPWWVVAPEGPGLLCAPEMVAAVAGAGRARLAGLDAYEDPEEEPPGADTDVTWSVLCSADPAVEPANDPTPFYAVMLPRTRESAQRARRLVAFAVQQWGLEELEDDACLVMTELVSNAINHARLESLLVRVEQEGPGLVRVSVVDRSKVMPEPRAAGPFAVSGRGLAMVETLSGGRWGADPLNWGKRVWAQIGNAA, encoded by the coding sequence GTGTCGACTCAGTCCGAGCGCCGGATGGCGTCCGGCCACTGGCTGCTGGCCGCCTCCGCAGAAGGGCCGAGGACGTACGGGCAGTGGGACCAGGCGGGTTCGGCCTGGCTGCGGCCGGGGGTGCTGTTCGCCGTCGCGGTGGTGACGGCCGACGTGGTCCACGCCGCAGTGGAGCAGGACAGCCCGGAGGCGGCTGCGGACGGCCTGGCCGCGCTGTTCATGGACGGCCCGGCGTTCTTCGACCCGTCCATGTTCGCGGGCCGAGGCGCGTATGCGTTCCTCGTGCCGGCGAGCGCGGGTCGGGACTGGAACCCGCCGGGCGTCGTGGTGTCCCCGCCTCGGGTGGAGGTGCTGGTGCCGGCGCCGGGCGTGTGCGAGCGGCCGGAGTCCGGGCCGTGGTGGGTGGTGGCCCCCGAGGGGCCGGGTCTGCTGTGCGCGCCGGAGATGGTGGCCGCTGTCGCGGGCGCTGGCCGCGCCCGCCTCGCTGGCCTGGACGCATACGAGGACCCCGAGGAGGAGCCGCCGGGGGCCGACACCGATGTCACCTGGTCGGTGCTGTGCAGCGCGGACCCCGCCGTCGAGCCCGCGAACGACCCCACGCCCTTCTACGCCGTGATGCTGCCGAGGACACGGGAGTCCGCGCAGCGTGCGCGGCGCCTGGTGGCCTTCGCGGTCCAGCAGTGGGGGCTTGAAGAACTTGAGGATGACGCGTGTCTGGTCATGACCGAGCTGGTGTCCAACGCCATCAACCACGCCCGGCTGGAGTCCCTGCTCGTGCGGGTGGAGCAGGAAGGGCCGGGCCTGGTGCGGGTGTCCGTGGTGGACCGGTCGAAGGTGATGCCGGAGCCCCGGGCGGCCGGCCCGTTCGCGGTGTCCGGGCGGGGGCTGGCGATGGTGGAGACGCTGAGCGGTGGCCGCTGGGGGGCGGACCCGCTGAATTGGGGCAAGAGGGTGTGGGCCCAGATCGGGAACGCGGCCTGA
- a CDS encoding NUDIX domain-containing protein — protein MHSDTDLAHPGERRVGGLWLILRGDRVLVVNLNYDDKTGRYQLVGGGAFPDEEPHEAAIREGEEEIGLTMVPHTLLVTDYMPANPERGAKEGLNFVWLHRLGPDEKVTLNSGHRERGETPELVDFKLLSDEELDEHCAEYQARRIRAAMAAAADPTKRGYLVRGRPVAQAA, from the coding sequence ATGCACAGCGACACGGACTTGGCCCACCCCGGGGAACGCCGGGTCGGCGGGTTGTGGCTGATCCTGCGGGGTGACCGCGTGCTGGTGGTCAACCTGAACTACGACGACAAGACGGGCCGGTACCAGCTCGTGGGCGGCGGTGCTTTCCCGGACGAGGAACCCCACGAGGCGGCCATCCGGGAGGGCGAGGAGGAGATCGGGCTGACCATGGTGCCGCACACGCTCCTGGTCACGGACTACATGCCGGCGAACCCGGAGCGTGGCGCGAAGGAGGGCCTGAACTTCGTGTGGCTGCACCGGCTCGGGCCGGACGAGAAGGTCACGCTCAACTCCGGTCACCGGGAGCGCGGCGAGACGCCGGAGCTCGTGGACTTCAAGCTGCTGTCCGACGAAGAACTGGACGAGCACTGCGCGGAGTACCAGGCGCGGCGGATCCGGGCGGCCATGGCCGCGGCTGCCGACCCGACCAAGCGCGGCTACCTGGTGCGCGGGCGCCCCGTCGCCCAGGCCGCGTAG
- a CDS encoding lactate/malate family dehydrogenase, whose amino-acid sequence MNGEVVGIVGTGAVGQTLAAGLVLSDLPARLVLVSRQRAQVQGLAADLQDLAHAARSRSHVVAGEVADLHGCHAVVVALRTDFTNTAARDIRRGGASANTPAVGALARSLRGYSGTVLVVTNPVDLMARRFAEESGCTRVFGIGSNLDSVRYRLLLAQYAQVPPEAVDGHVIGEHGDRAVICVSTTTVDSRPVAVPVRSVVEDLQRRPALIRDGIGRTRNGPAGAVVSTLSKALGLVDGVEELSVPYGDVWLGIPIAFTAGTAVPSLPQLTRSERLRLDSAAGSLRDAYAHLPAPTERIAS is encoded by the coding sequence GTGAACGGGGAGGTCGTGGGGATCGTCGGGACCGGTGCGGTGGGCCAGACCCTGGCCGCCGGCCTCGTCCTGTCCGACCTCCCGGCCCGCCTGGTCCTGGTGTCCCGGCAGCGCGCCCAGGTCCAGGGGCTCGCCGCGGATCTCCAGGACTTGGCCCACGCCGCCCGATCGCGGTCGCACGTCGTGGCCGGCGAGGTGGCCGACCTGCACGGGTGCCATGCCGTGGTGGTGGCCCTGCGCACGGACTTCACCAACACCGCGGCCCGGGACATCAGGCGTGGCGGGGCGAGCGCGAACACCCCGGCGGTGGGCGCCCTGGCCCGGTCGCTGCGCGGCTACTCGGGCACCGTGCTGGTGGTGACCAACCCGGTGGACCTGATGGCCCGTCGCTTCGCGGAGGAGTCCGGCTGCACGAGGGTGTTCGGCATCGGGTCGAACCTGGACTCGGTGCGGTACCGGCTGCTGCTGGCCCAGTACGCCCAGGTGCCCCCGGAGGCCGTGGACGGCCACGTCATCGGGGAGCACGGCGACCGCGCGGTGATCTGCGTGTCCACCACCACCGTGGACAGCCGCCCCGTGGCGGTGCCGGTGCGCTCGGTCGTGGAAGACCTCCAGCGGCGCCCCGCGCTCATCCGCGACGGCATCGGCCGTACCCGCAACGGCCCGGCCGGTGCTGTGGTGTCCACCCTGTCCAAGGCCCTCGGCCTGGTCGACGGCGTCGAGGAGCTGTCCGTCCCGTACGGGGACGTGTGGCTTGGAATCCCGATCGCCTTCACCGCAGGTACGGCCGTACCGTCCCTGCCTCAGCTCACCCGTTCCGAGCGTCTGCGTCTGGACTCTGCCGCCGGCAGCCTCCGCGACGCGTACGCGCACCTGCCTGCCCCTACCGAGAGGATCGCTTCATGA
- a CDS encoding B12-binding domain-containing radical SAM protein — protein sequence MPDRQLADVPDLIAGADPARPLDLLLINAPLRDYSLRPRLTDYTLPVIGMGYIATYAEQAGHNVGLLDAEAHGLGVEETIRLANAARPRWVGLNLLAPTYELSAKIAAGLDEGVRLMVGGHHAKAAPETVLADPRMSRLAALVVGEGETRVTALLDDAARRAELPGVMWRDRLLGTTAEGIEHDPARARHWRSPDIESLSLNRAFLPQDPYVAGDGRREANLVGARGCPYDCFFCGAAVSKNPDLTIRTRTPDNILTEMHQLAAGEGVTAFRFVDDLFLGARRIIHPMMDAFTADRVGDRWVWDATGRINVLDHEPDSMLDTLAASGMREVALGIESGSDRVLAAMDKRITAAMTLRVAERLMRRGVNVKGYFILGYPGEAPEDLTATLDHVRRLWDLSDRLPGGFRASAFEFRPYPGSPVWDQLVAAGHDPAAMTAYADVDLTEQGADEAMRQRDEFAFSVGIQFAGTPLPELRVALARIAREQHDRTTAAVA from the coding sequence ATGCCCGACCGCCAGTTAGCGGACGTCCCTGACCTGATCGCCGGAGCCGACCCAGCCCGGCCGCTCGACCTGCTGCTGATCAACGCCCCGCTGCGGGACTACTCGCTGCGGCCCCGCCTGACGGACTACACCCTGCCGGTCATCGGCATGGGGTACATCGCCACCTATGCCGAGCAGGCCGGCCACAACGTGGGGCTGCTCGACGCCGAGGCCCACGGCCTGGGGGTGGAGGAGACGATCCGGCTGGCCAACGCCGCCCGGCCCCGGTGGGTCGGGCTGAACCTCCTGGCACCCACCTACGAGCTGTCGGCGAAGATCGCCGCCGGGCTGGACGAGGGCGTACGGCTGATGGTGGGCGGCCACCACGCGAAGGCCGCCCCGGAGACCGTGCTCGCCGACCCGCGCATGAGCCGCCTGGCCGCCCTGGTGGTGGGTGAGGGCGAGACCCGGGTGACGGCGCTGCTGGACGACGCCGCCCGCCGCGCGGAGCTGCCGGGGGTGATGTGGCGTGACCGGCTGCTGGGCACGACGGCCGAGGGCATCGAGCACGATCCGGCCCGCGCGCGGCACTGGCGGAGCCCGGACATCGAGAGCCTGTCCCTGAACCGCGCGTTCCTCCCCCAAGACCCCTACGTGGCCGGCGACGGCCGGCGGGAGGCCAACCTCGTCGGCGCGCGCGGGTGCCCGTACGACTGCTTCTTCTGCGGGGCCGCGGTGAGCAAGAACCCGGACCTGACGATCCGCACCCGCACACCGGACAACATCCTCACCGAGATGCACCAGCTCGCGGCCGGCGAGGGGGTGACCGCGTTCCGGTTCGTGGACGACCTGTTCCTCGGCGCGCGCCGGATCATCCACCCGATGATGGACGCCTTCACCGCCGACCGGGTCGGGGACCGGTGGGTGTGGGACGCCACCGGGCGGATCAACGTCCTGGACCACGAGCCTGACTCGATGCTCGACACCCTCGCCGCGTCCGGCATGAGGGAGGTGGCGCTCGGCATCGAGTCCGGCAGTGACCGCGTGCTGGCCGCGATGGACAAGCGGATCACGGCCGCCATGACCCTGCGGGTCGCCGAGCGGCTGATGCGGCGCGGCGTGAACGTGAAGGGGTACTTCATCCTCGGCTACCCCGGCGAAGCCCCCGAGGACCTGACGGCCACGCTCGATCACGTACGCAGGTTGTGGGACCTGTCCGACCGGCTGCCCGGCGGCTTCCGCGCCTCGGCGTTCGAGTTCCGCCCCTACCCGGGGTCGCCGGTGTGGGACCAGCTCGTCGCGGCCGGCCACGACCCGGCGGCCATGACCGCGTACGCCGACGTGGACCTGACCGAGCAGGGGGCGGACGAGGCGATGCGGCAGCGGGACGAGTTCGCGTTCTCGGTGGGGATCCAGTTCGCCGGCACGCCGCTGCCGGAGCTGCGGGTCGCCCTGGCGCGGATCGCCCGCGAGCAGCACGACCGCACCACGGCGGCGGTGGCGTGA
- the tmk gene encoding dTMP kinase, with protein sequence MAPTRPGRFITLDGPGGVGKSTTAAAVARLLAVYGEQVHATKEPSDSPLGQFIRTNADEYDGRTLACLVVADRHHHLAREVVPHLAAGITVVCDRYVASTLVVQALDGVPQDYLLALNAGLRMPDLAVILTADPRALAARIAQRGATHRFNRDPSFPARESALYGEAAELLRGMGVPVLVIDTGNATPAAVAEQITTAALGLGNVHPLDSAPAPTQGATPA encoded by the coding sequence ATGGCGCCCACGCGGCCCGGCCGCTTCATCACCCTGGACGGTCCGGGCGGGGTCGGCAAGTCCACCACGGCCGCGGCCGTGGCCCGGCTGCTGGCCGTCTACGGCGAGCAGGTCCACGCGACCAAGGAGCCGTCCGACTCCCCGCTCGGCCAGTTCATCCGGACCAACGCCGACGAGTACGACGGCCGGACGCTGGCCTGCCTGGTCGTCGCCGACCGGCACCACCACCTCGCCCGGGAGGTCGTCCCCCACCTGGCCGCCGGCATCACCGTGGTCTGTGACCGGTACGTGGCCTCCACCCTCGTCGTCCAGGCGCTCGACGGCGTGCCGCAGGACTACCTCCTGGCCCTGAACGCGGGCCTGCGGATGCCGGACCTCGCGGTGATCCTCACCGCGGACCCGCGCGCCCTGGCCGCCCGCATAGCCCAGCGGGGGGCGACGCACCGCTTCAACCGTGACCCGTCCTTCCCGGCCCGGGAGTCCGCGCTGTACGGCGAAGCCGCCGAGCTGCTGCGCGGCATGGGCGTGCCCGTCCTGGTCATCGACACCGGCAACGCGACACCGGCGGCCGTCGCCGAACAGATCACAACCGCAGCCCTCGGGCTCGGTAACGTCCACCCTCTGGATTCCGCACCGGCACCAACGCAAGGAGCTACCCCCGCATGA
- a CDS encoding MazG-like family protein, with protein MTTLNTDVGEGTWATIARLKEWLDAKDNATPQQARLLRLLKIQEEVGEVAQAAMGAANANPRKGASHTWQDVEHELCDVMLSSMVALLTLNPDAAKVFQERLDAVAERSLT; from the coding sequence ATGACCACCCTCAACACCGATGTCGGCGAAGGCACTTGGGCGACGATCGCGCGGCTCAAGGAGTGGCTTGACGCGAAGGACAACGCCACGCCGCAGCAGGCCCGGCTCCTGCGCCTGCTCAAGATCCAGGAGGAGGTGGGCGAGGTCGCCCAGGCCGCGATGGGCGCCGCCAACGCGAACCCCCGCAAGGGGGCCAGCCACACGTGGCAGGACGTCGAGCACGAGCTGTGCGACGTGATGCTGTCCAGCATGGTCGCGCTGCTCACGCTCAACCCGGACGCGGCGAAGGTCTTCCAGGAGCGCCTGGACGCCGTCGCGGAGCGGTCGCTGACCTGA